In one Canis lupus dingo isolate Sandy chromosome 16, ASM325472v2, whole genome shotgun sequence genomic region, the following are encoded:
- the FAM180A gene encoding protein FAM180A gives MCWKTLLLLLLCYDAQATVSHRWSRAVLFPAAHRPKRSSSMPLNPVLQSSLDDVELLYEFLLAELDISPDLKIAIKDEELASLRKAADFHIICNDVIPKHIPDIRRLSASLSSHPGILKKEDFERTALTLAYTAYRTALSQGHQKDIWAQSLLSLFQALRHDLMRSSGPRGSP, from the exons ATGTGTTGGAAGACGTTGCTGCTTCTGCTGTTGTGTTACGATGCCCAGGCCACTGTGTCCCACAGGTGGAGCAGGG CCGTGCTCTTCCCTGCCGCCCACCGGCCAAAGAGATCCTCATCGATGCCATTGAACCCCGTCCTGCAGAGCTCCCTGGACGACGTAGAACTGCTCTACGAG TTCCTGCTAGCTGAACTTGACATCAGCCCTGACCTGAAGATCGCCATCAAGGACGAGGAGCTGGCCTCCTTGAGGAAGGCCGCTGACTTCCATATCATCTGCAATGACGTGATCCCCAAGCACATCCCGGATATCCGCCGGCTGAGCGCCAGCCTCTccagccaccctggcatcctCAAGAAGGAGGACTTTGAAAGGACAGCGCTGACCCTGGCCTACACGGCCTACCGCACAGCCCTGTCCCAAGGGCATCAGAAGGACATCTGGGCCCAGTCCCTCCTTAGCCTCTTCCAGGCCTTGCGGCATGACTTGATGCGGTCCTCGGGCCCCAGAGGGTCTCCCTGA